The Ictidomys tridecemlineatus isolate mIctTri1 chromosome 6, mIctTri1.hap1, whole genome shotgun sequence genome includes a region encoding these proteins:
- the Higd1c gene encoding HIG1 domain family member 1C — protein sequence MSSDNQWSAEEEEGQLSRLIRKSRDSPFFPVGIAGFVAVVSYGLYKLKYRRDQKMSIHLIHMRVAAQGFVVGAVTIGVLYSMYKDYIKPRFFNASKK from the exons ATGTCTTCAGATAACCAGTGgtcagcagaggaggaggaaggccaATTATCCCGACTGATCAGGAAATCAAGAGACTCTCCCTTTTTCCCTGTAG gtATAGCAGGCTTTGTGGCTGTGGTATCCTATGGTCTTTACAAGTTAAAGTACAGAAGAGATCAGAAAATGTCCATTCATCTTATTCACATGCGAGTTGCTGCACAAGGATTTGTTGTAGGAGCTGTGACTATAG GTGTTCTCTATTCTATGTATAAGGATTACATTAAACCACGATTCTTCAATGCATCCAAAAAATGA
- the LOC144364690 gene encoding thiol S-methyltransferase TMT1A: MAFTVFILQLAVRILSLPMYLLNFLGLWGWICKKWFPYFLVKFCVMYNKQMAGKKQELFSNLQDFAGPSGKLSLLEVGCGTGTNFKFYPPGCRVTCIDPNPNFEKFLFKSIAENRHLQFERFLVAAGENMHQVADSSVDVVVCTLVLCSVENQEQMLREVCRVLRPGGAFFFIEHVADKRSTWNYFWQQVVEPAWYLVFDGCNLTRETWKALERASFSKLKLQHIQAPLSWVLVRPHVYGYAVK, translated from the exons ATGGCGTTCACCGTCTTTATCCTCCAGCTGGCCGTCCGCATCCTGTCGCTTCCCATGTACTTGCTTAACTTTCTCGGCTTATGGGGCTGGATATGCAAAAAATGGTTTCCCTACTTCTTGGTAAAGTTCTGTGTGATGTACAATAAACAGATGGCAGGCAAGAAGCAGGAGCTCTTCAGCAATCTGCAGGACTTCGCGGGCCCTTCCGGGAAGCTCTCCCTGCTAGAGGTGGGGTGCGGCACTGGGACCAACTTCAAGTTCTATCCCCCTGGATGCAGAGTGACCTGCATTGATCCCAACCCCAACTTTGAGAAGTTCTTATTTAAGagcattgcagagaacagacaccTGCAGTTCGAACGCTTCTTGGTGGCTGCTGGGGAGAACATGCACCAGGTGGCTGACAGTTCTGTGGATGTGGTGGTCTGCACCTTGGTTCTATGCTCCGTGGAGAACCAGGAACAGATGCTCCGTGAGGTGTGCAGAGTGCTGAGGCCG ggAGGGGCTTTCTTTTTCATAGAACATGTGGCAGACAAGCGTTCAACCTGGAATTACTTCTGGCAACAGGTCGTGGAGCCTGCTTGGTACCTTGTGTTTGATGGATGCAACCTGACCAGAGAGACCTGGAAGGCCCTGGAGCGCGCCAGCTTCTCTAAGCTGAAGCTGCAGCACATACAGGCCCCTCTGTCCTGGGTGTTGGTGCGCCCTCATGTCTATGGGTATGCTGTGAAATAG